The following proteins are encoded in a genomic region of Amblyraja radiata isolate CabotCenter1 chromosome 37, sAmbRad1.1.pri, whole genome shotgun sequence:
- the nolc1 gene encoding nucleolar and coiled-body phosphoprotein 1 isoform X5, translating into MESRSVPSDLYPQVYTFLLHNKFDKAAKAFVKQANVKLPDIKSPSLVDIFDFWVKSSGKPEKRKAVPNGPSAKRLKKDESSSSSESSDSSEEDTAKKPVSKPPTPAVSKPVAKNVVKKKESSSSEDSSSSDSEEEKKPAQQKAVTVKSAAPASKAVPAGKPVVRKKDESSSSEDSDSSEDEKPVVKAPVKPVTTTKTVTKAAEESSEDDSSDDSSDSDSAAAKPQTPAQKVVPQKTQPAKSPAAGKATNAKPAARAKAAATTAKESSSSEESDSSDDESPVKPKAQQAVLYSAVPPPNIQNVKAGAAKKAAGAAKKIAATGATKKGAAADAAKKKGAAKKAVATGASKKAPAVDASKKAAVAGVTKKKPSAGVTKIEIIDSSDDSSDSSDEEAPLKPATTITQTKAVPTPAKAAAATQKPAAKKASSSSDSDSDSESSEEETKPNPKLKAAAKPAPKAAVTQAKPQESSSDSDSSSDSDEKTKAAAKIKPAAKASAAPAKPGKRSTPAAKAAAKESSSDSEDSSSEEEAAKPPAKVLVPAKTKAAAVTPKTNTSAVAAKGKTSAVKKDDSSSSEESSSDEEPQLKTPVAQLQKAKAASSLPAKPAAKKADSSSSSSDSSESEVEKPKGKLTVPNDVKTPTLTPVKKAAESSSEDDSSTSEEEEKNTKSVNGTVNTKTKKGPKMQVDKVDVVKKQSKTPNTVPKTKKKSKSKRTSDNQSKRRRS; encoded by the exons ATGGAGTCGCGGTCGGTGCCGAGTGACCTGTACCCGCAGGTTTACACCTTCCTGCTGCACAACAAGTTCGACAAGGCGGCCAAGGCCTTCGTCAAGCAGGCCAACGTG AAACTTCCAGATATAAAGTCTCcttctctcgtggacatttttgacTTCTGGGTGAA GTCTTCTGGAAAACCAGAGAAAAGGAAGGCAGTACCTAATGGTCCTTCTGCAAAACGGCTTAAGAAAGATGAATCTTCCAGTAGCTCAGAAAGTTCAGACAGTTCTGAAGAAGACACTGCAAAGAAACCAG TGAGCAAGCCGCCGACACCTGCAGTAAGCAAACCCGTTGCCAAAAACGTTGTAAAGAAGAAGGAAAGCAGTAGTAGTGAAGATTCAAGTTCTTCGGATTCTGAAGAAGAAAAGAAACCAGCACAG CAGAAGGCCGTCACTGTTAAAAGTGCAGCTCCTGCAAGTAAAGCAGTTCCAGCCGGCAAGCCAGTTGTTAGAAAAAAAGATGAAAGTTCCAGCAGCGAAGATTCGGACAGTTCAGAAGATGAGAAACCTGTTGTAAAAGCTCCTGTGAAACCAG TGACTACTACGAAAACTGTCACTAAAGCAGCGGAGGAGAGTAGTGAAGATGATTCCAGTGATGACTCCAGTGATTCAGACTCAGCTGCAGCAAAACCACAAACACCTGCACAA AAAGTAGTGCCACAGAAAACGCAGCCAGCCAAGTCTCCTGCTGCTGGAAAGGCAACAAATGCAAAACCTGCGGCCCGGGCTAAAGCAGCAGCAACCACTGCAAAGGAGAGTTCAAGCAGTGAAGAGTCTGACAGTTCAGATGACGAGTCTCCTGTGAAACCCAAAGCACAGCAAG CAGTTTTGTACAGTGCTGTACCACCTCCTAATATTCAGAATGTAAAAGCAGGTGCAGCGAAGAAGGCAGCAGGTGCAGCCAAGAAGATAGCCGCTACAGGTGCAACTAAGAAGGGGGCAGCGGCGGATGCTGCAAAGAAGAAGGGTGCAGCCAAGAAGGCAGTAGCCACAGGGGCATCCAAGAAGGCGCCGGCTGTGGATGCATCCAAGAAGGCGGCTGTTGCAGGCGTGACCAAGAAGAAACCATCCGCTGGAGTGACCAAAATAGAAATCATTGACTCTTCAGATGACAGCTCAGACAGCAGTGATGAAGAGGCACCCCTAAAACCTGCCA CGACAATTACCCAGACGAAAGCTGTCCCCACGCCGGCCAAGGCAGCTGCTGCCACTCAGAAACCTGCGGCCAAGAAGGCCAGTTCCAGCTCAGACAGCGATTCAG ATTCTGAAAGCTCTGAAGAGGAAACCAAACCAAATCCTAAGTTGAAAGCTGCTGCAAAACCCGCACCCAAAGCAGCTGTAACCCAAGCAAAGCCACAGGAGAGCAGCTCTGACTCGGACAGCTCCAGTGATTCTGACGAAAAGACCAAGGCTGCGGCAAAGATCAAACCGGCTGCCAAAGCAAGTGCTGCACCTGCAAAACCAGGGAAGCGAAGCACTCCAGCAGCCAAGGCCGCTGCCAAAGAAAGCAGCTCGGATTCGGAAGACTCCAGCAGCGAGGAGGAAGCGGCAAAACCTCCAGCAAAAGTTCTGGTCCCTGCGAAAACCAAAGCTGCAGCGGTAACTCCGAAAACCAATACCTCAGCAGTGGCGGCAAAAGGCAAAACTTCAGCCGTGAAGAAAGACGATAGCAGCAGTTCTGAAGAATCTTCAAGCGACGAAGAGCCTCAGTTGAAGACCCCCGTGGCCCAATTACAAAAGGCAAAGGCCGCGTCTTCACTGCCCGCAAAGCCTGCGGCCAAAAAAgccgacagcagcagcagcagctcagaTAGTTCAGAGTCAGAGGTAGAGAAGCCAAAAGGCAAGCTGACTGTTCCCAACGATGTGAAAACGCCCACCTTAACACCTGTCAAGAAGGCAGCAGAAAGCAGCTCGGAAGATGACTCTTCCACATCTGAGGAGGAGGAAAAGAACACCAAGTCAGTAAATG GCACGGTGAATACCAAGACGAAGAAGGGACCTAAAATGCAAGTTGATAAAGTTGACGTGGTCAAGAAACAGTCGAAGACTCCAAACACAGTTCCAAAAACTAAAAAG AAATCCAAATCCAAGAGGACAAGTGATAATCAG